The Carcharodon carcharias isolate sCarCar2 chromosome 23, sCarCar2.pri, whole genome shotgun sequence genome includes the window TTAATTTATTGATATTTAAGATTTGAGAAattagtggggtttttttataaaACTGAAAACTTTTTACGTTGATGGAAAGCATGTTTGTAATAGCACAAATCAGTAGAAGAAACTGAAAAAGACATGTTTACTACAGGCTGGGAGCAatgaatatttattttaaaaactttCAATTTAAAGCTATTTCCATATATGTTTGTAACAAATTGTATATTTTATTGTACTGATCACAGAACAATGAGTGACATGATgatattatttattttatttattgattgatatttattgctGTTACGTTTTCACCTGATGTAATCCTAAATCTTCGGTGGCTGGGGTGTCTGCTCTGGAATTTACTGTGAGGCTTTCAAGATATGGGTTTGCAGACCTATAAAACCTGGGCTGCACTGACCTTTCCACTTCTCCTCTCCTAAGTTAAGTGGCCAACTTTCCAATCTATTTCAGCCACTGTAATTTATTGATCTTTATTGTTGTGATGTCTTCATGTAATGAAATGTTACAGTGTTATACAATGTATAATGTGAGTTTTTCATAACTTATTTAATGATATTTATTAAGATTTGGGGAACACACAATGTTTTTTGTAACTGGAAAATTTTATATACAATGATAGCCTTTTGCTGTAAATAAATTATTTTCAATATTACGCATTAACTGAAATGATGATCGTTTTTCAGTTCTGTGGATTGGTTTCCATACTCAGTATAAATGCTCTGGGTTCTCttacctgcagcctcttcctgtcAGTCCTTCTCTGTTCTCCTCTCCTTTCTCCACAATCAGATTTTCCCTCACCCATTGGAACTGTGACCCCATTGTGAACCGAACTGGCCTGATTTATCATCTTTTAACCCTCTGCTGCTCAAGGCCATATTCCAGCTCCAAATGAGAGAGAACTGAATGTGATGTTCAGGACAGACAAGTGGAAAATGGAGGCATTAATTGGAAATGCACAGATGGAGAAATGGAATCGGTGGATGTAGGAGatgactggagtgtcagccataGTGAAGATATAGGGACAACAGACAATGGGGTTGAGAGTGACATCAGGCAATGAGTAGGAAGGAGAATGAGTGGAGAGTGGGCATGAAAATCTCTTATTTCACAGGGTGGTTTACACCTTCTGAAAATCTGCATGTTAAACACTGTCTGCATTACATAAGAACAGAAAAAAAGGAGGAttggaccatttggcccctcaagcctgctccaccattcaataagattctgACTGATTTCATTGTGGCCTGAAATTCACTTCCCTGCCTGCCACCCATAACAATTGACTCCTTTGTTGATCAAACTCTGTCTaactcagacttgaatatattcagtaaccCAACCTCTACTGTTCTCTGGGGTGAAGaatttcaaaggttaatgacacTCGGTGCAAaagaaatcctcctcatctccatctcacATGCAGTTGCCGTACTCTGAAACTGTGACCCTgaatccccctcccacccttaCCCCATTCCAGATTCCTCCAGAGAGGAAACACCTCAATTCCTACCCGGTCAAATCTCCTCACAATCTTAAATGATTCAATGACATAACCTCTCATTCCGCTAAACTCGAATGAGCATAGGACCAGCCTGGTCAAAATTGCTTCATAAACCAACtgctcattccaggaatcaacctggtgaaccctctttgaattgcctccaatgcaagttaaTCCCTGTTTACATAAGGAGTCCAAAGCtgaacatagtactccaggtTTTGTCTCAGAAATGGCCTGTAGAGTTGAAGAAAAACATCCCTACTTGTATTCTTCATCCTCtttgcaataaaggacaacatacCATTTACTTTTCCAATTGCTTACATTACCAGCTAGCTAACTTTTCATTGCTCAGTTacaatgacacccagatccctctacactgcaaggttctgcagtctttcttcatttaaactACATTCTGATTTTCTGTTCCATGTTATACAATTTATAAcatgatttttttaaatgaaaacttACCTGATGATATTTAAACAAAGGCTAACTTTTTTTCGCACATGACAGCAGTCACTATACAACTAAAGTACTTTATAAGCTGTGGAGTGCTTTGGtcaggaggaggtcaggagtgcTGTGGTCAGGAGGGGCACTATGTTAACGCAAGTGTGTTTTGATAAAAATATCATAGAGAAAGCTGGGACCATACACAAAACTGATGTCACCCCAGGGTGTATTATCAGCTGTGCAATAGTTTCCAGGCCTTCCAAAGGGCCCCAAAAATAAACTGGATCATTTGGGTTTGAGGAAATTAACAGACATGTGTTAAAGGGTTTGAAATGcagatttttttaatttaaaaagacaataactattgcattccaaTATAACCAGAAAATGGGCCTGTCTTCTTTTCAAGTAAGTTTCAGCATTTGAAAAGTATGTTACACACAGAGGGTGGATTGATACTGTTGTTAAAATCCTTAATTTTTGGAATGAACACATTTTCTGTGTACTAATAAAACTGCGCCCTTTAACCAGCTTAAATATGTAAATGGATATTTCGAGACAGTTTTacaaatttcattttaaaatcctgcccaattgtGCTGGTTCATGGTAGATATCGGGTTTGGTGATTGGCACATGCGTTTGAGTGGAAAGTCTAGGAAAAGAATCCCAGTTTTGCTGGATGgctagtgtgagtggggggtcaGACAGGGTGAAAAGTGCAGATGAACCAACCCAATTTCCATCATCATTAATTTCTACAAAACAGAAAACATATCCCAAAAGTGGTGTCAAGATGTGGATGTCAGGAAGTCTACAACTGTCCCAACAACTTCAATATTCACtgcccaccaccaatgcacaatgggaTCAGTGTGTACCATGCACATGGTGggctgcaagaactcaccaaagcCCCTTCAAAGCCATTTCCCAAACTCATGACTTCTGCCACACAGAAGAACAAGGGTTGCAGACGCAAGGGAGCAGAACCAACATTTGGTTCCCATTCAAGATACACAGCATCCAGACTTAAGAACATAAGTACAtaagaactagaagcaggagtaggcaattaacaatgcatccactatctccattgccacttcctttaacatcctgggatgtaggccatcaggtcctgggggcttgtcaccctttaatcccaatagttttctCAGTGCCTTTTCTCTAGGGATGGTGATTGTTcaaagttcctccttctctataccctctgctctacctgttactattggggtggtgcaagtgtcttccactgtgaaaagtgaggcaaaatattggattaagcatctctgccatttctgcgttccccactattaactccccagtctcatcccccaagggaccaacattcagtttagctactctctttccttttatatatttgtagaagGTTTTCCTATCAGTTACATTTTGCaccagttttctttcataatttacctttgcactttttaaaatcttttttttagtgaggctttgttgatctttaaaagtttcccaatcttccagcctgcccctgacctttgcaatttagtATGTCTTAGATTTTAACCTTATGTTacttttaacttccttgcttagccatggatgcttttcccccacttaccatctttcttcctcaataGAATATATTTcgcttgggaggaattgaatatccccttaaatatctgccattgttcatcaactgtcctaccttgtagtcttcctgcccagtccatcAGACCCAAATCTGCTCTCATGCTTATATAGTTACCTTTgttaaactccagaacactagtgcgGGACTCAGGTTTCGcgttctcaaactgaacttgaaattctagcatgctatgatcactcttccctagaggatcctttactctgagatcattaattaatcccatctcattacacaaaaccaaatccataATAGCCTGTTGCCTGgatggttccacaacatattgctccaagaaacaatttctaatacactctatgaactcttcctcaaggctacccttgccaatttgatttgtctagTCCATATGCATGTTAGAATCGCCCAGGATTGTTgtagtgcctttcttacatgcttccactatttcctggtttatactgtgccctactgctgaactactgtttggggacctatagattaatCCCACCAGGGACGTCTTTCCCTTGCAATTACTTATTTCTACCCAGAGTGActctatgtcttgctctccagtgcctatatcatttcTCACTATGGTACTGATCTCTTcatttactaacaaagctacaccacctcctttttggTGACAATCAGCCCCATCACCAatctgcactcttaccctctccttaaactttgattgtttatatttccatgcaactgaaccctccccccaactatttagtttaaagccctatctacgacCCTAGCTCTGTGATTCACCAAGACAGTTGTCCCAGCCTGATTCAAGCGAAGCCCATCTGAATGAAAtagttccctctttccccagtattggtgccaatgtcccattcgaacccatttctcccacaccaatctttgagccatgcatttatctctttaatcttattggccctatgccaattagctcgtggctcaggtagtaatccggagattattatctttttggttctgctttttaatttatcccCCAGCTGCTCGTATTCCCTTAGCAGAAgctctttcctcattctacctatatcattAGCACCTAAGTGGACCAACAAAAATGGAtattccccaaccccccccccaacttcaagTTCCTCTGCaacccagatgagatatccttaacccagGTACCAGGAAGGCAATACAGCCTTAGGGACTCTTGATCCTggatacagagaacagtatctattcccctgcCTATATTAGCAcggattacaactacatttctcttttctccccctctGTACATGGTGCTGTGgacagtttgctcatcctccctccagtccccgctctcgtccacGTAGGGGGAaagaatctcgaacctgttggataagggcaaggagTGAGGcgcctgcagtgctacttcctggatccctctatcTGCCTCACCCATACTTGGGCTCAAGTCTTGGGCTCAGAACTATATCCCCATTCCGTCACTGTTACTGGCTAAAACTCCTGGAAATACCTATACCAACACCCCTGCacatttacctacaccacatggtcggcagtggttcaaggagagggttcatcaccaccttctgaggggtaaTTAGGGAggagcaacaaattctggccttgccagaggcGCCCACATGCCATCAGGGAGTAAATGAACCTAACTTATGCAAAAGTACCAGTGAAGGACCCTGATATTTTTGTATGATAAAGATGGACTTGCTCCCGTAGGTTCTTCCTATTTCCAGTAATGTCACTCGCCAGTGCTTTTAATATTCTTCCTTCagttctctgaccctcattccgCCTCCGCCTTAAATAATTACAATTCCCATTGTTTTATTCGCCAATAAGAGCATTGTTGTAAATTGAAGTTTCGCTCCAGTTGGGGAATGTGGGATCCCGCTCCCACATCCACCCGGACGGTAGATTTTGGTCACACTTCCAGCTGAGGGGGATTTGGTGGTATTCCCTATGTACCCGGGCATTTACCAAATACCCCAAAGCCTTTCCCAACTGCTCCTCACCCCTCTCAGTCTGATCCACCCTCTTTACAAACTCTCCTCCCTTTCGGAAATGACAAAACACGTCACTTTCCTTCAGGCACTTTCGCTTTGGGATGAAATTGACTCCAGGTTAATttgcagagagaaagtgacacgAACACTTTCCCGGGAGAGAGACAAGAAAGAAAGGATGAAGGAAAAAAGAGCGGGATCACTTTCGGACTCAGAATCGGAGCAGATCAAATATTCTTTCAACTCTAATCCTAAAATGGCTCCAGAAAACAAACGAGAAATGAGAAACTTCTCCCAGTTAAAGAGCAGATTGTGGGACAGGCCAATCGGAGCGGAGTCAGTCTCCATGAAGCGGTGTCCCTGGGCTGTGAGCCGAGCTCTCTACAATGTCCAACCTGTgaagtgtgaacaggacaagcgCCATGTGAACACACCGCGGGGACACGGTGGATTTCAAAGGGAATCGATCTTCATGGGGCCCAATGTCCGCACTAAAAGCCGCCGCACCGGATTACCGCTGTCGCTCTCTCTATAATCCGGATGATCAAATCCAACCTCCGATACATGTTCACACTCCCCCCAATTCAGAGCCTCCCTCTACACCACCTTCGTGCCCCAGGTGAGCTGAAGCCATACAACACTGAGATGGAACCGAGCGCTGCCTGTGATTTTCAACAGGGGATTTTAAACTCGCTGCTTCCGGAATCTCCAGCTTTTAGATTCCTGACCTCAGAAAGAAACCGGACAAACTATTTATCTCCCGCAGCTTTTCCAAAAATCTTCGAACCTATTTTCACTTTTCGAATGTAATGCCACACATTAAAGCCGACAGCATGGCAGTGCTAGTGAgagcaccgagcacactcacaccgttCGGCAGCACAGGCGCTCGCTCCCGGATCACAAGCTGCTCCGATTCGACTTTCCGAGTTTAAATCCACTCGCAAGAACCGTTTTTGCTGCGCAACCACGAAGCCGTCGGTTTCTCATATTTCACATTGGTGATTCACTCTGGGTCGCTTGATAATGGCTTTGGCGAGTATCTGgagattttggatggtgttgcTCTTCTTGTGCGGGACTCTCAGTCTGGGATGTGAGAAGCTGCAGTTACAGCAAGTTCTCAACACAGAGACTCTCAGCAAACTGAATGCAATGGTGAGTTGAACCTGCAGTCAGAGCAGGAGGTGAATCACATTGTGTCCATTTGTTTTGAAAAATATCAGAAGTCGTTTTGGGTCTTGCAACGGTGcgcagttaattgtcagtggacTGCAGTATTTCAGTTCCTGATGTGTCTGAAACAGTGTTTGTCTTTTCTTTCAGGGCGGTCGCTTCCCCCGACAATGTATAAGGGAAAGGTTGGACCTGAAAACCAAGCCCATGGATCTAGTGAGGCTTTCGGAGGGTTTGCAGGTGAGTGAACACTGGGGCTTATTTTCACCTATTCTAACAGAATGTTATGTAAAACCTGGTTGAGATCCACAGCCCCCGCCAGAACGTACATAGCAGGTCACCCACTGATGTGAAGATGTCGGTAGAGTTAAGGGTCAGGTCCTGCTTTGAGTCAGGGTTGATTCCGTGCTGCGCACTTTAAGATTCCTGGAGGGATGTCCACATCCCTGCTCCCTAAGTCTGATGTACGGAATGGAGCCCCAGTAATGCATCCTATAAAGAGCGGCCTGCCACCCTTCAAAACTACTTGCAGCTGCTGATCATCTGACTTCCTCTAACCATCTCACTCTCCATAACGATCTCCGTTCCTCCAATCATCcaatcatctaataccctcttcCTTTCGGTATCCACTTCTCACCACCAATCGCCCTACACAGTTCAGGCAGGCCCGCTTCACCCAACGGACTGACTCCAAACAATTTACATGTCCGTTTTTCGTTGCCTTCACTCTATTGTTTATGCTGTGCCTCCATTTTCAATTTGGGATCCGCACTGATACGGGGGACTGTTAGCTCAGTTGGTTACTCTAGAATAACGCCACCAGAGCGGGTTCAATTCCTGTCCCACTGAGGTAGATTTTGAGACCCGTCGCTTTGCCCTGCGCCTGACATTGGGAGGAAATAGCAAAACACCACTGACAAATTAAAAACTGCCcagaaaacagctcaggatgaagaaTCAACAGACAACGAGCCAAGGAGCTGCCTTCTGGCAGAGCTAACCTCCCGTTAGCAGGGATACAATCAACTAATTGGCAgtcaattaaatattgagaaggcCAAAGGCTTTGCTTTCAACTACCgccattaactctgttccctagTTAGTGACTTCAAACCTCTACCGAATCAATGTCTGATACTGACTCAGAATGTTGACCTTCTATTTGACACACAGCTGAGCTTCCTACCCCTTCAGCAAGGTTACCTATTTCAGCCTTCATAATATCACCCATCTCTGCACTTGCGTCAGCTCATCTGATCCTGAAACTTTGATCCATGTATTTCTTCCCCTAGACTCCATTATTCTAATACTCTTCAGGCTGACCTCCCACCTTGCACCCTCTATAAACTCGAACTCACTCAATTAACTGCCGCAATATATTTAAACTCTAATATCTCTAAATATCCCAATGAGCACAAAATCCTACTCAGCCATCACGTCTGTATTctgaggcaatgtaagatcaaaaggcagctgtaagcctccaagtggctccacagtggaaagaacctcgttttgaattcgtaaggtgaaaatgctttgactGATGTTTGGTTAAATCTGTGGGTTTCTggtgccttaatggagattagtttgggaatctgTTTACATTGATGATtggagtaatttgtagccatgtgtacatattttaacctgtgtgaatgaataaaatatttcAATTAGTTTCATgaaaaacctcaagaactggtggtctgattcctgaatttagagttgtatctcacacataacacttaaaatgataGTTTATGAGAGTTGTTCAAAGTTTCCCTCAGGgacttttaaataactcagctgtaccaactgcATCGCCCCAGCTTCCAATGCAGCAACATCTCTATTTTATATACTTACGCTGGTTTTGCCCCTCACAAtttttgtaacttcctccaggcCAACAACCCTTCCAGATCTCTGTGTTACATCCAATGTTCTCATCAAGCTCATTCCAGATGTTCATTGCTCCATCACTGGAAGCTGTGCCTTCATCTGCCTGGCCTGTAAGCTCTGGAATTAACTCCTTCctaactctctctcctctgcaAATCCCTCTTAAAAGCCTAACTCTTGGCAAATATTTCACCTCCTTTTGTGGCTGGGTGTAAATTTTCTTTGATAATGCCGCTGTGAACCTTCATGAGGTTTCTCACTATGTTAAAGgtcctatgtaaatgcaagttgttattgttggttTCATGGGACCAATTGGAACTGTACATAGACTGGACTAAATGGGCTGTGAGGTCACCATCAGCAGATGGTCTCAAAGTGTTTGGCCAGGTGTTAGATCTTCAGTGCCAGTAGGATTGTACAGTTTGCACCAGTACTAACCTGTACCACCTTCTAACTACATTTCAGGGAATATAATAATCAATTACATAGAGGCAGCAACTTTCTAGATGCGATGTAATTAGTCAGTTTCTCCTGAGCAACAGCAAGGATTAACTGTGAAATTTGCACCAACCCTGACTGGTTACACGGGAACAGGTCCTCTCTAATGTCCTTGTGAATATTTCCTACAGGCCCAGGACAGGATCCAGATTGTCCATCAAACCCTGTGTCACATCAGCAAGATCTACAGCATGAACCTGGGATCAGTCACATGGGACCGGGACAAAGTGGAAAACGTCCGGCTTCTCCTGGATCGGCAGCTCAGCGAGCTGGAAGAATGTGTTAGGGAACCAGAATCAGAgcacaagatgaggagaaactctgcCATTCAAAAATATTTCAGGAAACTTCGAAAGTTTCTCAAACAGAAGGTGAGACAGTAGATAATTGACAGTGTGATTACTGGCATGT containing:
- the LOC121268933 gene encoding interferon alpha-F-like; the protein is MNLGSVTWDRDKVENVRLLLDRQLSELEECVREPESEHKMRRNSAIQKYFRKLRKFLKQKGFSDCAWEIIRTETRARLQQLLFVTAQINRRN